A DNA window from Arachis duranensis cultivar V14167 chromosome 3, aradu.V14167.gnm2.J7QH, whole genome shotgun sequence contains the following coding sequences:
- the LOC107480677 gene encoding protein RTF1 homolog → MADLENLLLEAAGRTGNAGRNRHSLPSSRRAQEGSYSDGGSDSREDDSDDELNYGNRKPSASQVPLKKRLDPAEREEDMGSQEEQDDDGHSDRPGESSDESNIGDDLYKDEDDRRKLSEMTELQREMILSDRATKKDDKNLLGKIASKRDIKGKITVPRKQSPPLSSSRMRAAARSADRAAKNDALNELRAKRLKQQDPEAHRRLREASRVSGSQHFTPPKRKAFTAASLSSSSHSDSESRSHSDDEGSTGDGGIGDSDDDRALAGSDGLSFQDIKEITIRRSKLARWFMEPFFEELIVGCFVRVGIGRSKTGPIYRLCMVKNVDASEPDRHYKLENKITHKYLNVVWGNESSAARWQMAMVSDSGPLEEEFKQWVKEVDRSGGRMPTKQDILDKKQAIQKALTFVYSAATVKQMLQEKKSATARPLNVAAEKDRLRREMEIAQSKNDETEVERIKKRLQELEASRKSKVKDTKALRLAEMNRKNRFENFKNASELKPVNTGLRAGEAGYDPFSRRWTRSRNYYASKPGEKAEAGNDSANGVVAGAGSNGAAGMVATAAALEAAADAGKLVDTSAPVDQGTSSNVLHNFELPISLALLQKFGGAQGAQAGFMARKQRIEATVGFRVLENDGRRHALTLTVSDYKRRRGLL, encoded by the coding sequence ATGGCGGATTTAGAAAATTTGCTATTGGAGGCTGCAGGAAGAACTGGTAATGCAGGGAGAAACCGACATTCTCTGCCATCGTCGAGGAGGGCGCAAGAGGGTTCTTATTCGGATGGAGGGAGTGATTCGAGGGAAGATGATTCTGATGATGAGCTTAATTATGGCAACAGAAAGCCCTCTGCATCACAAGTTCCTCTGAAGAAGAGATTGGATCCAGCAGAAAGAGAGGAAGATATGGGAAGTCAAGAAGAACAAGATGATGATGGTCACAGTGATCGCCCGGGCGAAAGCAGTGATGAATCCAACATTGGTGATGATCTCTACAAGGATGAAGATGATAGACGCAAGCTTTCTGAGATGACTGAACTTCAAAGAGAGATGATCTTGTCAGATAGAGCcaccaaaaaggatgacaagaATTTATTGGGGAAGATAGCATCCAAGCGTGATATTAAAGGAAAGATAACAGTTCCTAGAAAGCAATCTCCGCCGTTGTCGTCATCGCGAATGCGAGCAGCAGCCAGATCTGCTGACAGGGCAGCCAAGAATGATGCATTGAATGAATTGCGTGCTAAGAGATTGAAGCAGCAAGATCCAGAAGCTCACCGCAGATTGAGGGAGGCATCAAGAGTTTCAGGCTCCCAGCATTTTACTCCACCAAAGCGCAAAGCTTTCACTGCAGCAAGTCTCAGCAGTTCAAGCCATAGTGATAGCGAAAGTAGGTCTCACAGTGATGATGAAGGTTCAACTGGTGATGGAGGAATTGGTGACAGTGATGATGATAGGGCGTTGGCAGGTTCCGATGGGCTATCATTTCAGGATATAAAGGAAATAACTATTCGCAGGTCGAAACTTGCAAGATGGTTCATGGAGCCTTTCTTTGAGGAGTTAATAGTTGGTTGCTTTGTAAGAGTTGGAATTGGTAGATCAAAAACTGGACCTATCTACAGGCTCTGCATGGTGAAAAATGTTGATGCTTCAGAACCAGATAGACACTATAAATTGGAGAACAAAATTACTCACAAGTATTTGAATGTTGTTTGGGGGAACGAAAGTTCAGCTGCTAGGTGGCAAATGGCTATGGTTAGTGACTCTGGTCCGCTTGAAGAGGAGTTCAAACAGTGGGTTAAGGAAGTTGATCGAAGCGGTGGCCGGATGCCAACGAAACAAGATATCTTGGACAAAAAACAAGCCATACAAAAGGCCCTCACATTTGTCTACTCAGCTGCTACTGTGAAGCAAATGTTACAGGAGAAAAAATCAGCCACAGCAAGACCACTGAATGTTGCAGCGGAGAAGGACCGACTGAGGAGGGAAATGGAAATAGCACAAAGTAAGAATGATGAAACGGAAGTGGAGAGGATCAAGAAAAGGCTGCAAGAATTAGAGGCATCCAGGAAATCAAAGGTGAAGGATACCAAGGCTCTGAGGCTGGCTGAGATGAACAGAAAAAACAGGTTTGAGAATTTCAAGAATGCTTCCGAGTTGAAGCCGGTGAATACAGGATTGAGAGCAGGGGAGGCAGGCTATGATCCGTTCTCAAGGAGATGGACTAGATCAAGGAACTACTACGCTTCGAAACCTGGCGAAAAGGCTGAGGCTGGAAATGATAGTGCCAATGGCGTAGTGGCTGGTGCAGGTAGCAATGGAGCAGCGGGCATGGTGGCTACTGCCGCAGCCTTGGAAGCGGCTGCTGATGCAGGGAAGTTGGTGGACACAAGTGCTCCGGTGGATCAAGGGACATCGTCGAATGTGCTGCACAATTTTGAGCTTCCAATCTCGTTAGCATTGCTTCAAAAGTTTGGTGGAGCTCAAGGAGCTCAGGCAGGATTCATGGCAAGAAAACAAAGAATTGAAGCTACCGTTGGATTTCGAGTCTTGGAAAATGACGGCCGGAGGCATGCGCTAACACTGACGGTGAGCGATTACAAAAGGAGGAGAGGACTTCTTTGA
- the LOC107480678 gene encoding uncharacterized protein LOC107480678, translated as MDEIQQKFIKVDGLNLHIAEIGTGQNVVVFLHGFPEIWYSWRHQMIALANAGFRAIAPDFRGYGLSDPSPNATFSHLLTDLLAILDSLAIPKVFLVGKDFGGRPAYLFSILHPERVLGVITLGVPYVPPGPLHFSKLLPEGFYISRWQEPGRAEADFGRFDAKTVVRKIYTLFSRSEIPIAQENQEILDLVDSSTPLPPWFTEEDLATYGALYEKSGFQTALKVPYRSLGEKINLPSEAIVKVPALLIMGGKDYTLKFPGIEDLTKAEKAKELVPNQEITFIPEGTHFVQEQFPAEVNQLILAFLAKHT; from the exons ATGGATGAAATCCAGCAAAAGTTCATCAAAGTTGACGGTCTCAACCTCCACATCGCTGAAATCGGAACAG GTCAAAACGTCGTCGTATTCCTGCACGGGTTCCCTGAGATATGGTACTCGTGGCGCCACCAGATGATTGCCCTCGCCAATGCGGGTTTCAGAGCCATCGCCCCTGATTTCAGAGGCTACGGTCTCTCCGATCCCTCGCCAAACGCCACCTTCTCTCATCTTCTCACTGACCTCCTTGCAATTCTTGATTCTCTTGCTATTCCCAAG GTTTTTCTTGTTGGGAAAGATTTTGGAGGCCGTCCTGCATATTTGTTTTCCATTTTACACCCCGAAAGGGTGCTGGGAGTTATCACATTGGGAGTTCCTTATGTTCCACCAGGCCCGTTACATTTCTCTAAGCTCCTTCCTGAAGGTTTCTACATTTCGAGATGGCAG GAACCAGGGAGGGCTGAGGCCGATTTCGGACGCTTTGATGCAAAGACTGTTGTGCGGAAGATTTACACCCTCTTTTCAAGAAGTGAAATACCAATAGCTCAAGAAAACCAGGAGATCTTGGATTTGGTTGATTCATCTACTCCTCTTCCCCCTTGGTTCACAGAGGAAGATCTTGCAACATATGGGGCCTTGTATGAGAAATCTGGATTCCAAACTGCGTTGAAGGTTCCATATAG GTCCCTTGGTGAAAAAATTAACTTGCCATCAGAAGCTATAGTCAAAGTTCCAGCACTTCTGATAATGGGTGGGAAGGACTATACTCTGAAGTTTCCGGGGATTGAGGATTTGACAAAGGCTGAAAAGGCGAAAGAGCTTGTGCCGAATCAGGAGATAACATTCATCCCTGAGGGGACACATTTTGTTCAAGAACAATTCCCTGCAGAAGTCAATCAGCTTATCCTTGCCTTCCTTGCCAAGCACACTTGA
- the LOC107480680 gene encoding cytochrome P450 736A117 isoform X1: protein MRSLAVLHLLSNKRVQSYSRVREEEAARMVETIKEFASSSVPLNLSEIFSGVTNDIVCRIALGRRYRGGGEGCNKFQELLLEFGELLGTISIGDYIPWLSWLNKIDGSYKRASRVAKRLDEFLDQVIAEHVGSCKRKEQEGLTDNVDDFVDVLLSVTSNAVGFEFDTITMKAILLDMFAAGTDTTYTVLEWAMAELLKRPAVMHKLQDEVRTVVGNRGNITEQDLVHMNYLKAVIKETLRLHPSLPVLVPRESTKGIKLNGYDIEAGTQVLVNAWAVATDPKCWDQPLEFKPERFLNSSVDFKGCDFQFIPFGAGRRGCPGVQFATAVDEIVLATLVHHFDWDLSAASKEVDMSETHGLALHLKSPLLAIATPYYE, encoded by the exons ATGAGGAGCCTAGCCGTGTTGCACCTTCTGAGCAACAAAAGGGTTCAATCGTACAGTCGTGTTAGGGAAGAAGAAGCTGCAAGAATGGTTGAAACCATCAAAGagtttgcttcttcttctgtgcCGTTAAACTTGTCTGAGATATTCTCCGGTGTTACAAATGACATAGTGTGTAGAATTGCTCTAGGGAGGAGATACCGTGGAGGAGGAGAAGGGTGCAACAAGTTTCAGGAGCTGTTGCTGGAGTTTGGAGAGTTGTTGGGTACAATATCAATAGGGGACTATATTCCATGGCTTAGTTGGTTGAACAAGATTGATGGTTCTTATAAAAGAGCATCAAGAGTGGCCAAGCGTCTCGATGAGTTTTTGGATCAAGTGATTGCGGAGCATGTTGGTTCTTGCAAAAGGAAAGAACAAGAGGGACTTACTGATAATGTTGATGATTTTGTGGATGTTTTGCTTTCTGTCACCAGTAACGCCGTTGGATTTGAGTTTGACACAATAACAATGAAGGCAATACTCCTG GACATGTTTGCGGCAGGTACGGACACTACGTACACTGTGCTAGAATGGGCAATGGCGGAACTGTTAAAACGGCCGGCGGTTATGCACAAACTGCAAGATGAAGTGAGAACTGTTGTTGGAAACAGAGGCAACATAACCGAACAAGATTTGGTTCACATGAACTACTTGAAAGCTGTGATCAAAGAAACACTTCGGTTGCACCCTTCACTTCCAGTTCTAGTTCCTAGAGAATCCACCAAAGGCATCAAGCTGAATGGGTATGACATTGAAGCTGGAACACAGGTGTTGGTGAATGCATGGGCCGTTGCAACGGACCCAAAGTGTTGGGACCAGCCACTTGAGTTCAAGCCAGAGAGGTTCTTAAACAGTTCGGTGGATTTCAAAGGGTGTGATTTTCAGTTTATTCCTTTTGGTGCAGGAAGGAGAGGGTGCCCTGGGGTGCAGTTTGCCACTGCTGTTGATGAGATTGTGCTGGCTACCCTTGTTCATCATTTTGATTGGGATTTGTCTGCTGCTTCTAAGGAAGTGGACATGTCTGAAACTCATGGACTAGCCCTGCATTTGAAATCACCTCTCTTGGCTATAGCAACCCCTTATTAtgaatga
- the LOC107480680 gene encoding cytochrome P450 736A117 isoform X2, with product MLLHFGNVPVLVVSSADMAEEVMKTHDLVFSNRPRRKMSDILLYDSKDIANSAYGEYWRQMRSLAVLHLLSNKRVQSYSRVREEEAARMVETIKEFASSSVPLNLSEIFSGVTNDIVCRIALGRRYRGGGEGCNKFQELLLEFGELLGTISIGDYIPWLSWLNKIDGSYKRASRVAKRLDEFLDQVIAEHVGSCKRKEQEGLTDNVDDFVDVLLSVTSNAVGFEFDTITMKAILLDMFAAGTDTTYTVLEWAMAELLKRPAVMHKLQDEVRTVVGNRGNITEQDLVHMNYLKAVIKETLRLHPSLPVLVPRESTKGIKLNGYDIEAGTQVLVNAWAVATDPKCWDQPLEFKPERFLNSSVDFKGCDFQFIPFGAGRRGCPGVQFATAVDEIVLATLVHHFDWDLSAASKEVDMSETHGLALHLKSPLLAIATPYYE from the exons ATGCTCCTTCACTTCGGAAACGTTCCAGTGCTAGTGGTGTCTTCGGCCGACATGGCGGAAGAGGTGATGAAGACGCACGACTTAGTGTTCTCCAACAGACCACGGCGTAAGATGAGTGACATACTCTTGTACGATTCTAAAGACATAGCTAACTCTGCTTATG GTGAATACTGGAGGCAGATGAGGAGCCTAGCCGTGTTGCACCTTCTGAGCAACAAAAGGGTTCAATCGTACAGTCGTGTTAGGGAAGAAGAAGCTGCAAGAATGGTTGAAACCATCAAAGagtttgcttcttcttctgtgcCGTTAAACTTGTCTGAGATATTCTCCGGTGTTACAAATGACATAGTGTGTAGAATTGCTCTAGGGAGGAGATACCGTGGAGGAGGAGAAGGGTGCAACAAGTTTCAGGAGCTGTTGCTGGAGTTTGGAGAGTTGTTGGGTACAATATCAATAGGGGACTATATTCCATGGCTTAGTTGGTTGAACAAGATTGATGGTTCTTATAAAAGAGCATCAAGAGTGGCCAAGCGTCTCGATGAGTTTTTGGATCAAGTGATTGCGGAGCATGTTGGTTCTTGCAAAAGGAAAGAACAAGAGGGACTTACTGATAATGTTGATGATTTTGTGGATGTTTTGCTTTCTGTCACCAGTAACGCCGTTGGATTTGAGTTTGACACAATAACAATGAAGGCAATACTCCTG GACATGTTTGCGGCAGGTACGGACACTACGTACACTGTGCTAGAATGGGCAATGGCGGAACTGTTAAAACGGCCGGCGGTTATGCACAAACTGCAAGATGAAGTGAGAACTGTTGTTGGAAACAGAGGCAACATAACCGAACAAGATTTGGTTCACATGAACTACTTGAAAGCTGTGATCAAAGAAACACTTCGGTTGCACCCTTCACTTCCAGTTCTAGTTCCTAGAGAATCCACCAAAGGCATCAAGCTGAATGGGTATGACATTGAAGCTGGAACACAGGTGTTGGTGAATGCATGGGCCGTTGCAACGGACCCAAAGTGTTGGGACCAGCCACTTGAGTTCAAGCCAGAGAGGTTCTTAAACAGTTCGGTGGATTTCAAAGGGTGTGATTTTCAGTTTATTCCTTTTGGTGCAGGAAGGAGAGGGTGCCCTGGGGTGCAGTTTGCCACTGCTGTTGATGAGATTGTGCTGGCTACCCTTGTTCATCATTTTGATTGGGATTTGTCTGCTGCTTCTAAGGAAGTGGACATGTCTGAAACTCATGGACTAGCCCTGCATTTGAAATCACCTCTCTTGGCTATAGCAACCCCTTATTAtgaatga